One Leptospira wolbachii serovar Codice str. CDC genomic region harbors:
- a CDS encoding adenylate/guanylate cyclase domain-containing protein gives MESYPLIYFVKPEGIISDWEYFWYQIPYGAPGILTFFVGVFLSYFAFQKFRKSKDENRTFHLNLAVSFISFGSIGLVLTTRAWIQNVETLVFWNNLLYFLVAPLAPTAFYLAYYMTGKQSKLLLYYSYLCWFASFVLYFGILIGKGFETTVFEFTFGKYPRGSSFVRPWGILAPLGYFFLILPSFIKHYQYIRKHYHLTLFHGVNLLFLLTTMNAPSILGFKVYPGGFFLFIPMLLVAYGVFRSDFFDVNELLFQKNGMFYFLFALLSFVLIFISFGVSFGLSPDAYESAKWYPWGIPPVVSVFGAVFLSIIVAGANPSARINQLCAFALILTGFYVIQSVPLKLNISYVVQLRISQMTFVAFAFAPSIMVRLVFEAIGQKSPFWIQGIDFLCVTAAVLAPSPYLFVGYFDYPWSRVHHGGPAELLVGANGAIALILVLITFLRNKGYINFASKWIIGSFLLSAILLLAALLPSHGIPIYPLADFQFVPAFLLGYAVLRHGALSLEGRTIQLSQRLANLGLITMAIAAILYFPLIREQYGVGESAFHLTMIVLPLVLFNYLVVYIMSRPLAEELDISYFLLDLEKQKADEEREKALIAQDKAEEAREESEKLLLNILPYKVAQELKQKGSVTPSRIENVTVLFTDFKGFTKVAEGMDEQSLIEELDACFTQFDEIILRNNLEKLKTIGDSYMCAGGLPVENRTSAIDACLAALEIQSFMNQLKEIKTALNLPFWELRLGLHTGPVVAGVVGRFKFAYDIWGDTVNTASRMESGGETGKINVSKETYELVKYFFITEYRGKIHGKNKGDLDMYFVSRLRPRYSQDPDGKAPNQYFREVYSRISNGANIRWKNES, from the coding sequence ATGGAGTCATACCCTCTTATTTATTTTGTAAAACCAGAAGGGATTATTTCGGACTGGGAATATTTCTGGTATCAGATTCCTTATGGGGCCCCAGGAATCCTAACTTTTTTTGTTGGTGTATTCCTCAGCTACTTTGCCTTTCAAAAATTTCGGAAATCAAAAGATGAGAATCGAACCTTTCATTTAAACCTAGCGGTTTCCTTCATTAGTTTTGGATCCATCGGGCTTGTTTTAACCACGAGAGCCTGGATTCAAAACGTTGAAACATTAGTTTTTTGGAATAATCTACTATACTTCTTGGTTGCTCCTCTGGCTCCAACAGCCTTTTATTTGGCCTACTATATGACGGGAAAACAAAGTAAGTTATTGTTGTATTATTCTTATCTTTGTTGGTTTGCCAGTTTTGTATTGTATTTCGGAATCCTTATCGGTAAGGGATTCGAAACCACTGTATTTGAATTCACTTTTGGAAAGTATCCGAGAGGAAGTTCCTTTGTTCGACCATGGGGAATTTTGGCACCACTGGGTTATTTTTTCCTGATTTTACCTTCTTTCATCAAACACTACCAATACATTCGTAAACATTACCATCTCACTTTGTTTCATGGGGTGAATTTATTATTTTTACTCACAACTATGAATGCACCGAGTATTCTTGGTTTCAAAGTGTATCCGGGAGGGTTCTTTTTATTCATTCCTATGTTACTTGTGGCTTATGGAGTGTTTCGATCTGATTTTTTTGATGTGAACGAACTTCTTTTCCAAAAGAATGGAATGTTTTATTTTCTTTTTGCACTTTTATCTTTCGTTTTGATTTTTATTTCTTTTGGAGTTTCTTTTGGATTATCACCGGATGCTTATGAGTCAGCAAAATGGTATCCATGGGGAATTCCTCCCGTAGTATCCGTGTTTGGTGCAGTATTTCTTTCCATCATTGTGGCAGGCGCCAATCCATCGGCAAGGATCAACCAACTTTGTGCCTTTGCACTCATCCTCACGGGTTTTTATGTCATCCAATCCGTTCCTTTAAAGTTAAATATATCTTATGTGGTACAACTGCGAATCTCACAAATGACCTTTGTGGCATTTGCCTTTGCGCCGAGTATTATGGTGCGTTTGGTATTCGAAGCGATTGGACAAAAATCACCGTTCTGGATTCAAGGAATTGATTTTCTTTGTGTGACAGCAGCAGTACTTGCGCCCTCTCCTTATTTATTTGTAGGTTATTTTGATTATCCATGGTCAAGAGTCCACCATGGAGGTCCTGCGGAATTACTTGTGGGAGCCAATGGTGCCATTGCTTTAATTTTGGTGCTTATTACTTTTTTGCGAAATAAAGGTTACATTAACTTTGCCTCTAAATGGATCATTGGCTCTTTTTTGTTATCTGCGATTTTACTTTTAGCGGCACTACTTCCTAGTCATGGAATTCCCATTTATCCTTTAGCGGACTTCCAATTTGTGCCTGCGTTTTTACTCGGTTATGCGGTGCTTCGTCATGGCGCTTTGTCTTTGGAGGGAAGAACCATCCAATTGAGCCAACGTTTGGCAAACTTAGGACTCATTACCATGGCCATTGCTGCCATTTTATATTTCCCACTCATCCGTGAACAATACGGAGTGGGGGAATCGGCATTTCATTTAACAATGATTGTGTTACCTCTGGTATTGTTTAATTACCTTGTTGTCTACATCATGTCTCGTCCCTTGGCGGAAGAACTCGATATTAGTTATTTTCTATTGGATTTAGAGAAACAAAAAGCGGATGAAGAAAGAGAAAAAGCTCTCATTGCACAAGATAAAGCGGAAGAGGCAAGAGAAGAATCGGAAAAATTACTTCTTAACATCTTACCTTATAAAGTAGCTCAAGAATTAAAACAAAAGGGGAGTGTCACACCTTCTCGAATTGAGAATGTAACGGTTTTATTCACGGACTTCAAAGGTTTTACTAAAGTTGCGGAAGGTATGGATGAACAAAGTCTAATCGAAGAACTAGATGCTTGTTTTACTCAGTTCGATGAAATCATTCTAAGGAACAACTTAGAAAAATTAAAAACCATTGGCGATAGTTATATGTGTGCGGGTGGCCTTCCTGTAGAAAATCGAACCAGTGCCATTGACGCTTGTTTGGCGGCTCTCGAGATTCAAAGTTTTATGAACCAATTAAAAGAAATCAAAACTGCGCTGAATTTGCCTTTTTGGGAACTGCGGCTTGGTCTTCATACAGGACCTGTGGTTGCGGGAGTAGTGGGACGATTTAAATTTGCTTATGATATTTGGGGAGATACTGTTAATACGGCTTCAAGAATGGAGTCCGGTGGAGAAACCGGAAAAATCAATGTCTCCAAAGAAACCTATGAACTTGTGAAGTATTTTTTTATCACAGAGTACCGAGGGAAAATTCATGGGAAAAACAAAGGGGACTTGGATATGTATTTTGTAAGTCGCCTAAGGCCTCGTTATTCGCAAGACCCAGACGGTAAGGCGCCTAATCAATACTTCCGGGAGGTTTATTCCCGGATTTCAAACGGTGCTAACATTCGTTGGAAGAACGAATCTTAA
- a CDS encoding alpha/beta fold hydrolase yields MVDLNFPKKNATEWLAGGKFFEYKKFQIFFIQEGRGQNLILLHGFPTSSWDYSKIFNGLSRYFNTIAIDFLGFGYSSKPKKHKYTLIEQTDIIENFIEKNALRRVKFVFHDYAVSVGQEILARHLERKERKYEIDGAVFLNGGLFPHLHRPTFKQKLLATPILGAFLSRFYNERKFGIAFSQVFGKNTKPTDKEISVLWKLITYPNKVLIPHKLLKYISERRIHGERWKNALLQTEVPLLFINGGEDPVSGSHLADELEKLPIKNKKLIRWDSIGHYPQWENPEESFKEIYEFLK; encoded by the coding sequence ATGGTTGATCTAAACTTTCCAAAAAAGAACGCTACTGAATGGCTGGCTGGTGGTAAATTTTTCGAATATAAGAAGTTTCAAATTTTCTTTATACAAGAAGGAAGAGGACAGAATCTAATTTTACTTCATGGGTTTCCCACATCCTCTTGGGACTACTCTAAAATTTTTAATGGCCTTTCTCGTTACTTCAATACAATCGCCATTGATTTTTTAGGATTTGGATATTCTTCGAAACCAAAAAAGCATAAATACACACTGATAGAACAAACGGATATCATAGAAAACTTTATCGAAAAAAATGCACTTCGAAGAGTGAAGTTTGTTTTTCATGATTATGCTGTGAGTGTGGGTCAAGAAATCTTAGCTAGGCATTTAGAACGTAAAGAAAGAAAGTATGAAATCGATGGAGCCGTTTTTTTGAATGGAGGACTTTTTCCTCACCTACATAGACCCACATTCAAACAGAAACTCCTCGCCACACCAATCTTAGGTGCTTTTCTTTCTCGTTTTTATAATGAGAGAAAATTTGGAATTGCATTTAGCCAAGTTTTTGGGAAAAATACGAAACCGACTGACAAAGAAATTTCTGTTCTTTGGAAATTGATTACCTATCCCAACAAAGTTTTAATTCCACACAAACTACTCAAATACATTTCAGAAAGAAGAATCCATGGAGAACGTTGGAAAAATGCTCTTCTCCAAACGGAGGTGCCACTCCTCTTTATCAATGGAGGAGAAGATCCAGTCAGCGGAAGCCACCTAGCAGATGAATTAGAAAAACTTCCGATCAAAAACAAAAAGTTAATCCGTTGGGACTCGATTGGTCATTATCCTCAATGGGAAAATCCAGAAGAAAGTTTTAAAGAAATCTACGAATTCCTTAAATAG
- a CDS encoding CdaR family protein — protein sequence MILKLLGKLVRNWKAKLVSLIIASIFYVNLQNSKVLIKTINVPVDYPKLSGNLNYSKNPEKTIPVRVEGLKDVVNYYSQFMKAVIDPEDVQLGVTEVPIKKIVGVPSGVKVTKLKKTVPVEIESRGLKVVPLEVAFEGAPPANFEKLTQIVSPPKVTLSGKPQDLEKITKVLLPEISLTDKKEPFAKTVRIPDLPKGVNVLGSRDVTVNVNIIPLSYKTGEQTAAGIPIVCSGLDGKLDAELSEEQVAIRYFSLKPIRSAQILTGITAQVPCNYIFDPIKNKIIPELQPQVAKVRIIKNKDLKGIEILQISPEKIEIRYKVKEQNPEADPTDDGTGMEVPGAIPSNRS from the coding sequence ATGATTCTGAAGTTACTCGGAAAACTTGTTCGAAACTGGAAAGCAAAACTAGTTTCGTTAATCATCGCCAGTATTTTTTATGTCAATCTTCAAAATTCAAAAGTATTGATTAAAACAATCAATGTTCCTGTCGACTATCCAAAGTTATCTGGTAATTTAAACTATTCCAAAAATCCGGAAAAAACAATCCCTGTTCGTGTGGAAGGTTTAAAAGATGTTGTGAATTACTACTCACAGTTTATGAAAGCGGTGATTGATCCAGAAGATGTCCAACTTGGTGTTACAGAAGTCCCAATTAAGAAAATAGTAGGTGTTCCTAGCGGTGTTAAGGTCACCAAACTTAAAAAAACGGTTCCGGTTGAAATTGAATCGCGTGGATTAAAAGTAGTTCCGCTAGAAGTTGCGTTCGAAGGGGCCCCTCCAGCTAACTTTGAAAAGCTGACACAAATTGTAAGTCCTCCCAAGGTGACTTTAAGTGGAAAACCACAAGACTTGGAAAAAATTACCAAAGTTCTACTTCCAGAAATTTCTCTAACGGATAAAAAGGAACCTTTTGCAAAAACAGTTCGGATACCAGATTTACCAAAGGGAGTGAATGTCCTTGGTTCCAGGGATGTCACTGTGAATGTAAACATCATTCCTCTTTCTTATAAAACCGGAGAACAAACAGCAGCAGGAATTCCCATTGTTTGTTCGGGGCTAGATGGCAAGTTAGATGCAGAACTTTCTGAAGAACAAGTGGCTATCAGATATTTTTCTTTAAAACCAATTCGTTCGGCCCAGATTCTAACAGGAATTACTGCCCAAGTTCCTTGTAACTATATCTTTGATCCGATCAAAAACAAAATCATTCCCGAGTTACAGCCCCAAGTTGCAAAAGTTCGAATCATTAAGAATAAAGATCTTAAAGGAATTGAAATTTTACAAATCAGTCCTGAAAAAATTGAGATTCGTTACAAAGTCAAAGAACAAAATCCAGAAGCAGATCCAACTGATGATGGCACAGGAATGGAAGTTCCTGGTGCAATCCCCTCAAATCGATCTTAA
- the cdaA gene encoding diadenylate cyclase CdaA, whose protein sequence is MDFFRGLYIIPWSKNYISISLDVLIVAFLIYKTYTTLRRTRGIQLLLGVGIIWISGSLAEYLGFELLEWILTNIRPALVFAIIVLLQPELRRLTGDLARIRLLRLFFLKPTFDLDPIVEAVRIMSQEKTGSIIVLVKDISLKDISENAVPMDAQVSSEVLQTIFFKNSPLHDGAVIIEQNRIVCAASYLPMSSSVEIATLGARHRSALGLSEETDAIIIVTSEETGDITICYEGEMLHPVKPLELKALVSGLMTGNRRSKDDSLRKTKEKDTGVSI, encoded by the coding sequence TTGGATTTTTTTCGAGGATTATACATCATACCATGGAGTAAAAATTATATCTCCATATCTTTGGATGTCTTAATCGTCGCTTTTCTAATTTATAAAACTTATACCACACTTAGAAGAACACGAGGGATCCAACTTCTACTTGGTGTAGGAATCATTTGGATTTCTGGAAGTCTTGCCGAATACTTAGGGTTTGAACTTCTGGAATGGATTCTCACAAACATCAGGCCAGCTCTTGTGTTTGCTATCATTGTTCTTTTGCAGCCAGAGTTACGACGTTTGACTGGGGATTTGGCTCGCATTCGTTTACTCCGATTGTTTTTTCTTAAACCCACATTTGATTTAGATCCTATTGTGGAAGCAGTTCGGATCATGTCTCAGGAAAAAACCGGATCCATTATTGTTCTCGTCAAAGACATTAGTTTGAAAGATATTTCAGAAAATGCAGTTCCTATGGATGCACAAGTATCTTCGGAAGTATTACAAACTATTTTCTTTAAGAATTCTCCTCTTCATGATGGAGCTGTTATCATTGAACAAAATAGAATTGTTTGTGCTGCTTCCTATTTGCCTATGAGTAGTTCTGTGGAAATAGCCACACTCGGTGCTAGACATCGTTCGGCACTCGGACTCTCCGAAGAAACAGACGCCATCATTATCGTTACATCAGAAGAGACAGGGGACATTACCATTTGTTATGAAGGGGAAATGTTGCATCCAGTCAAACCACTCGAACTAAAAGCGCTTGTTAGTGGCCTTATGACGGGAAATCGTAGGTCAAAGGATGATTCTCTTCGTAAAACTAAAGAGAAAGATACTGGAGTCAGTATATGA
- the dapB gene encoding 4-hydroxy-tetrahydrodipicolinate reductase yields the protein MSKIKVGVIGAGGRMGKAIIQVLSISKKSELSAAIVREGAIYSGFDSGNHTGIKETGILLSTDLQKACESSDVLIDFSTHTGFESILNAALINKKPLVIGTTGLTDSDKTLIQTAANSIPIVFSPNMSVGVNLLFKLTEIAAKVLAEDFDVEVLDIHHRHKKDAPSGTAMYLKEVLLNATKRSEDNVIYGRHGMYPERDQKEIAMHTMRAGEVVGEHTVYFLSSEERIEITHKAQDRKTFATGAVKAAEFLHGKSKGLYNMFDVLGI from the coding sequence TTGTCTAAAATCAAAGTTGGTGTGATTGGTGCAGGGGGACGGATGGGGAAAGCCATCATCCAAGTGCTTTCTATTTCCAAAAAATCAGAGTTAAGTGCCGCTATCGTAAGAGAAGGGGCCATCTATTCTGGTTTTGATTCGGGAAATCATACGGGAATCAAAGAAACGGGAATTTTACTTTCCACCGACTTACAAAAAGCATGCGAATCTTCTGATGTTTTGATTGATTTCAGTACACATACTGGATTTGAATCTATTTTGAATGCGGCCCTCATCAATAAAAAACCTTTGGTGATTGGAACGACAGGTCTTACTGATTCTGATAAAACCCTCATCCAAACCGCAGCAAACTCCATCCCCATTGTTTTTTCACCCAATATGTCTGTGGGTGTAAATCTATTGTTCAAATTAACAGAAATCGCAGCGAAGGTTTTAGCCGAAGACTTTGATGTAGAAGTTTTAGACATCCACCATCGTCATAAAAAAGATGCTCCTTCGGGAACAGCCATGTATTTAAAAGAAGTTCTTTTAAATGCCACCAAACGTTCTGAAGACAATGTTATTTATGGTCGGCATGGAATGTATCCAGAAAGGGATCAAAAAGAAATTGCCATGCATACAATGAGAGCCGGTGAAGTGGTTGGGGAACATACTGTATATTTTTTAAGTTCGGAAGAACGAATTGAAATCACTCACAAAGCCCAGGACCGCAAAACGTTTGCTACTGGGGCAGTGAAAGCCGCCGAGTTTTTACATGGCAAATCCAAAGGCCTCTATAATATGTTTGATGTGTTAGGAATCTAA
- the dapA gene encoding 4-hydroxy-tetrahydrodipicolinate synthase, whose translation MFQGVYTAVITPFRQGKIDYDSYFKILENQIRSGVAGVVPCGTTGESPTLSYEEHKELIQKTVQIVAGKIQVIAGTGSNSTKEAIELTESACADGVDGILSVNPYYNKPTQEGMYRHFTEIANVSSKPVMLYNIPGRTNVNLLPETVARLAAHSKIAAIKEATGDLGQMAKVIAATPPDFDLLSGDDNLTLPVLSIGGKGVVSVVSNLFPRACVDMVSLYLRGDLEASKKIYYKLLPVFINAFIETNPIPIKAAMSWFGYCENELRLPMTALSEGSPADAFKKTVFQLKEEGIV comes from the coding sequence ATGTTTCAGGGCGTTTATACTGCGGTCATCACCCCCTTCCGCCAGGGGAAAATCGATTATGATAGTTATTTTAAAATCCTAGAAAACCAAATCCGTTCCGGCGTGGCGGGTGTGGTTCCCTGTGGGACAACGGGAGAATCTCCCACCCTTTCTTACGAAGAACATAAGGAACTCATCCAAAAGACAGTTCAGATTGTGGCAGGGAAAATCCAGGTCATTGCAGGCACTGGGTCCAATTCTACCAAAGAAGCCATTGAGCTTACAGAGTCCGCATGTGCCGATGGAGTGGATGGGATTCTTTCTGTGAATCCTTATTACAATAAACCCACACAAGAAGGGATGTATCGCCATTTTACAGAAATTGCCAATGTATCTTCCAAACCAGTGATGTTGTATAATATTCCTGGGAGAACCAATGTCAATTTACTTCCTGAAACCGTAGCAAGGCTTGCAGCTCACTCAAAAATTGCAGCGATCAAAGAAGCTACTGGGGATTTGGGACAAATGGCAAAGGTGATTGCAGCAACACCACCTGACTTTGATTTGTTGTCAGGAGACGACAACCTAACACTTCCCGTATTATCGATCGGTGGTAAAGGAGTTGTATCTGTAGTATCCAATCTTTTTCCGCGAGCTTGTGTTGATATGGTGTCCTTATATTTACGGGGAGATCTGGAAGCATCCAAAAAGATTTATTACAAACTCCTTCCCGTGTTTATCAATGCGTTTATTGAAACAAATCCTATTCCTATCAAAGCTGCTATGAGTTGGTTTGGGTATTGTGAAAATGAACTTCGTTTACCAATGACTGCTCTCTCGGAAGGATCTCCAGCAGATGCTTTCAAAAAAACCGTATTCCAGTTAAAAGAGGAAGGCATTGTCTAA
- a CDS encoding MraY family glycosyltransferase, whose amino-acid sequence MVSFFPPMFAILALLSLFLHSFYVYSRFGVKDVPNERSLHDVVTKKSGGMFFIPLFLLSVLGFLFYPQLGQSLPLPQDSAQRMDIYLLLAGILFFCILGFIDDLYHLSPKLRLFLELSVVAVFLVWTNPEITYFGVISLPKPVQILVLTVFLVFAVNLVNFMDGMDWYLVTTLFLSYFSLVSASPHFYVVNQFGYSFYLVLLLSMFGFIIYNFPKAKLFMGDSGSLALGFLVMALPLFVGKWGKTNSNPWDVAYYFYLFPYFWLDGIFILIKRFFQKKHLFSAHREHLYQRITETKLGKIGSLVIFSFLNLTVVCVHFVLKFMGISNLMTLSILFLFSVISYGLLWTFIPRKNLA is encoded by the coding sequence ATGGTCTCTTTTTTCCCACCAATGTTTGCCATTCTCGCCCTTCTTAGCCTATTTTTGCATTCATTCTATGTTTATTCCCGCTTTGGCGTCAAAGATGTGCCAAACGAACGAAGCCTTCACGACGTAGTCACCAAAAAATCCGGGGGAATGTTTTTCATTCCACTGTTCCTTCTCTCTGTCCTTGGGTTCCTTTTCTACCCACAATTGGGACAATCACTTCCCCTGCCCCAAGATTCCGCCCAAAGAATGGACATTTATCTTTTGTTAGCTGGGATACTTTTCTTTTGTATTTTAGGTTTCATTGATGATTTGTATCACCTTAGTCCAAAACTTCGATTGTTTTTAGAACTGTCGGTTGTGGCAGTATTTTTAGTTTGGACGAACCCTGAGATCACCTACTTTGGGGTGATTTCTCTTCCAAAACCCGTCCAGATTTTGGTCTTGACTGTCTTTCTTGTTTTTGCCGTCAACTTGGTGAACTTCATGGATGGAATGGATTGGTATTTAGTGACTACCCTTTTTCTTTCCTATTTTTCTTTGGTTAGTGCCTCTCCCCATTTCTATGTTGTGAATCAATTTGGATATAGTTTTTATCTGGTTTTACTACTCTCTATGTTTGGGTTTATCATTTATAATTTCCCAAAAGCAAAATTGTTTATGGGAGACAGTGGGTCCTTAGCCTTAGGTTTTTTAGTCATGGCATTACCTTTGTTTGTTGGGAAGTGGGGAAAGACAAATTCCAATCCTTGGGATGTGGCTTATTATTTTTATTTGTTTCCATATTTTTGGTTGGATGGAATTTTTATCCTCATCAAACGATTCTTCCAAAAGAAACATTTGTTCTCAGCGCACAGAGAACATCTCTACCAACGAATCACAGAAACCAAATTAGGAAAAATCGGATCTTTGGTTATTTTTTCTTTCTTAAACCTCACCGTTGTTTGTGTCCATTTTGTATTAAAGTTCATGGGAATTTCTAACCTAATGACACTCTCAATCCTTTTCCTTTTTTCAGTGATCAGTTATGGACTTCTATGGACTTTTATACCTAGAAAAAACCTTGCATAA
- a CDS encoding DUF368 domain-containing protein has protein sequence MPLSKKEILFCLLNGFLIGIANLIPGVSGGTFALILGLYDRLITAITSLNLDTIKTSLALVVGFWKEDVRKRFAVEMKRIDFWFLVFLGIGLLLSVISGAKLIQFLLQNYPQATLALFIGLIFPSLAVPYKLIEKHSLVVWLFLIPGILLTIVPSFFMGDTTGSENPLIAFLTGAVAISAMILPGISGSYIMLVLGEYQIVIGKLSTILEPSSIVFLGAFGIGCLLGLLIFTHFVKWLFLKYKSHTMTFLLGLILGSFFILWPFKDYANGQAIVGRSGEVKRDIQIATAKNILPKDFADAQVPLAALVLGLVLGFGLNRLESLQEKK, from the coding sequence ATGCCTCTATCGAAAAAAGAAATTCTATTCTGCCTTCTCAATGGTTTTCTCATCGGGATAGCCAATCTCATCCCCGGTGTTTCCGGAGGAACCTTTGCACTCATTCTCGGCCTTTACGACAGGCTGATCACTGCCATCACATCCCTAAACTTAGATACCATCAAAACATCGTTAGCTTTAGTAGTTGGGTTTTGGAAAGAAGACGTAAGAAAACGTTTTGCAGTAGAGATGAAACGAATTGATTTCTGGTTCCTTGTATTTCTTGGGATTGGTCTTTTGTTGTCAGTGATCTCTGGTGCTAAACTCATTCAGTTTTTACTCCAAAATTATCCGCAAGCCACTCTTGCTCTGTTTATTGGTCTCATCTTCCCATCACTTGCAGTTCCTTACAAACTCATCGAAAAACATAGTTTAGTTGTATGGTTATTTTTAATTCCAGGAATCCTACTCACGATTGTTCCCAGTTTCTTTATGGGTGATACAACAGGTTCCGAAAATCCACTGATTGCATTTCTTACAGGAGCTGTTGCCATTTCTGCTATGATTCTTCCAGGGATCTCTGGTTCTTACATCATGCTTGTTCTCGGTGAATACCAAATTGTGATTGGAAAACTCTCCACAATCCTCGAACCAAGTTCCATTGTATTTCTCGGAGCTTTTGGGATTGGATGCCTACTTGGACTTCTTATTTTTACTCATTTTGTAAAATGGTTATTTTTGAAATATAAATCGCATACGATGACATTTTTACTTGGTCTTATTCTTGGATCTTTCTTTATCCTATGGCCGTTCAAAGACTATGCCAATGGTCAAGCGATTGTAGGAAGATCAGGTGAAGTAAAACGAGACATTCAAATTGCTACAGCAAAAAATATTTTGCCTAAAGATTTTGCAGATGCGCAAGTTCCACTGGCAGCCCTAGTACTCGGACTGGTTCTTGGGTTTGGTCTGAACCGATTGGAATCTTTACAAGAAAAGAAGTAG
- a CDS encoding sodium:proton antiporter, translating into MKKLLTTIVFLVCLSVTTAGLFAEEPTPVPTQSTTQEETGHSSHGESVHQELPYWSVLPFVAILLSIAILPVASHKTSHWWEDNNNKLILAVGLGAISFVVLLVYGYSHNIVHTVFFDYVPFIILLGSLFYISGGIVIKGDIHATPLNNTLYLLIGAGLASFIGTTGASMLLIRPLLKTNSERKHVVHTVVFFIFLVSNIGGSLTPLGDPPLFLGYLKGVPFTWTFKLLPEMLFATVILLTVYFVWDTLAYKKETKKDIKKDDKLATPFSIGGQVNFIWLLGVILAVAFLNSNYIPQINETPTLGFIREAVLLVLIGLSKFTSKEENRKFNNFTLHPIQEVAYLFIGIFITMIPALVLLEAHGKELGITQNWQFFWATGAFSSVLDNAPTYLTFGSLASGLLTPVGAAAPLTLGQFIGNVQAEEILKAISVGAVFMGANTYIGNAPNFMVKSVAEENKVKMPSFGGYLAYSMGILVPVFILITFVFFV; encoded by the coding sequence TTGAAGAAGCTTCTCACAACGATAGTATTCCTGGTTTGTTTGTCTGTGACAACAGCAGGTTTATTTGCGGAAGAACCGACTCCGGTTCCAACGCAATCAACCACTCAGGAAGAAACAGGACATTCGTCTCACGGCGAATCAGTACATCAGGAATTACCGTATTGGTCAGTATTACCTTTTGTTGCCATTTTACTCTCCATTGCAATCTTACCGGTTGCTTCTCACAAAACTTCTCATTGGTGGGAAGACAATAATAACAAATTGATCCTTGCTGTTGGACTCGGAGCCATTTCTTTTGTGGTTCTTCTTGTTTATGGTTACAGCCATAATATTGTTCACACAGTTTTTTTCGATTACGTTCCCTTTATCATTTTGCTTGGATCTTTATTTTATATTTCCGGTGGGATTGTCATCAAGGGAGACATCCATGCAACACCACTCAACAACACATTGTACCTGTTAATTGGTGCGGGCCTTGCATCCTTCATTGGAACGACAGGTGCTTCGATGTTACTTATCCGTCCTTTGTTAAAAACAAATAGCGAAAGAAAACACGTGGTTCACACGGTTGTGTTTTTTATCTTTCTTGTTTCCAACATTGGTGGTTCTTTAACACCTCTTGGGGATCCTCCACTGTTTCTTGGTTATTTGAAAGGAGTTCCTTTCACTTGGACATTCAAACTATTACCAGAGATGTTGTTTGCAACTGTGATTTTGCTTACTGTTTATTTTGTTTGGGATACTCTTGCTTACAAAAAGGAAACCAAAAAAGATATTAAAAAAGACGACAAACTTGCAACTCCATTCTCTATCGGTGGTCAAGTCAACTTCATCTGGTTACTCGGTGTGATTTTAGCTGTTGCTTTTTTAAACAGTAACTACATTCCACAAATCAACGAAACACCAACTCTAGGATTTATCCGTGAAGCAGTTTTACTTGTTCTTATTGGTCTTTCTAAGTTTACTTCCAAAGAAGAAAATCGTAAGTTCAATAACTTCACTCTCCACCCCATCCAAGAAGTAGCCTACCTTTTCATTGGAATTTTCATTACCATGATTCCTGCTCTTGTACTTCTCGAAGCACATGGTAAAGAACTTGGAATTACTCAAAACTGGCAGTTTTTCTGGGCAACAGGGGCTTTCTCTTCTGTTCTAGACAATGCGCCAACTTACCTCACCTTTGGTTCGTTAGCTTCTGGCCTTCTCACTCCAGTGGGTGCAGCTGCTCCTCTTACTCTCGGTCAGTTCATTGGAAACGTCCAAGCGGAAGAGATTCTAAAAGCCATTTCTGTGGGTGCGGTCTTTATGGGTGCAAATACCTATATCGGTAACGCTCCTAACTTTATGGTGAAGTCTGTTGCAGAAGAAAACAAAGTAAAGATGCCATCTTTTGGTGGATACTTAGCATACTCTATGGGAATTTTAGTTCCTGTGTTTATACTCATCACTTTCGTATTCTTCGTCTAA